Proteins encoded by one window of Macaca fascicularis isolate 582-1 chromosome 10, T2T-MFA8v1.1:
- the LOC123567301 gene encoding large ribosomal subunit protein eL39-like: MSSHKTFRIKQFLPEKQKENRPIPQWIQMKTGNKNRYNSKRRHWRRTKLGL, translated from the coding sequence ATGTCTTCTCACAAGACTTTCAGGATTAAGCAATTCCTGCccgagaaacaaaaggaaaatcgTCCCATTCCCCAGTggattcagatgaaaactggtaaTAAAAACAGGTACAACTCCAAAAGGAGACACTGGAGAAGAACCAAGCTGGGTCTATAA